The nucleotide window TGGGAATATCGATGGTAGAAACGGCTCCTCAAACATCCACCAAGCCATTAATTGGCTACCAAACAGGGAAAGAATTATTCCGGTCAAAGTCCCAATAGCACCTAATAAAATATATTCAAGAGATAAAATTTTAATAATTTGCTCGCTCTTAGCACCAATTGTTCTCAACAATACACTTTCCTTCAAACGCTGGTACTTACTTGTACGCACTGCACCAATTAAGACAATAATTCCTGTAATTATACTAAAGAAGGCCATAAAATTGATAATCCATGAAATCTTTGCCAATAAATCTTCAATCACAGACAAAACTTGACGAAGATCTAGGATAGATATATTCGGGAAATCTCTAACAAGTTCATTTTGAATTTTAGCCGATTCCTGTGCATTGGGGACTTTGGTGGTAATAACCCCAAACTGGGGGGCTTTCTCCAAAACACCAGCAGGAAATAGCACCGTAAAATTTGGCTGAAGCCGACTCCAATCAACTAGCCTGACACTATTCACCTCCGTTTCCATAAGTTTCCCCTGCACATTAAAAACTATGTGGTCACCAACATCTACTTGAGCATCTGCCGCAAAATTGTCACTCACTGAAATTGGTACAATTCCATCTCCAGAAAAACGTGAAACCCAAATTCCCTTTTGGAGACTTTCTGATTCAATTAAACTATCTCTGTAAGTTGCCCGAAATTCATGATTGAGGATCCAACGATTTATTGTTGCAGTTGTATCTTTTTTTATATCCTCTACAAATTTGCCTTTTAAACTTTGAATCCGCATTGTAACAATAGGAATTCCATCCAAAACCTTTAGGCCGGCACCCTTCAATTTGTCATTTACAGCCAACATCTGGTCCGACTGTACATCTAATAGAATCATATTCGGACTATTTTTTTGCCCATCAATGGATGCTTGAGCCAAAAGCATATCCTTTGTAAAATATAGAGTGCTGATTAAGAAAGTGCCAATTCCTATTGCCAAAATCAATATTATGGTTTGATTTTGTGGCCTGTAAAGGTTCATAAGGCTTTGACGAGTTTCAAAACTCCATGTTTTAGGAAAAAATCTCTTAACCAGATACATCACCAAATTAGCCATCAAAACAAGTAAGGCAAAAGCAACGATTACACCTACCACAAAAATGAGAGCATATTTCCAATTCCCAATCAACCAGCGGGCAAATGCGATAATAAATATTAATATTCCAAAGATTACAAAATAAAGAGGTGTTTTTAATGTTTCTCTTTCTTCATTCTGGATTCTAATGACCTGCAAGGGAGAAACCTGATAGGTTTTAATTAGTGGATATAAGGCAAACAGTAAGGACATTGTAACCCCTAGTGTCAACCCTAACAATACAGTTTTAAAGGAATAAACCAATTGTATGTCAACGGGAATTAAATCACCGAGAATAATTGGGAAAAGTGGTTGCATCCCTAAACCTATTAAGGTTCCAGCCACCCCACCTATGAGACCCATTGCGGATATTTGAAGCAAATAAATTAAAAATGCCTGTTTTCTAGTTGCACCTAGGCATTTTAATATTGCAACAGATTTAAGTTTCTCCTTTATATAAATGTAGATTGAGCTTGCTATACCGACACAACCCAGCAGCAATGCAATAAACCCCACAAGATTTAAAAACTTACCGAAGTTTTCATAACGCCTTCCCAACCGTCGACTGGTTGAACTATGAGTATCTATATCCCCATCAAGTTTTCGTAACTTAGGATTAAGCCTTGATTCAAAAGCCTCTAAATCTAAATTATTATCTGACTTATAGTAATAGTTATAATCGACTCTACTTCCCTGTTGCACCAAACCCGATGGTTCTATTATATCTTTTGGAACCACAACTGGGGGCGCAATGGAACTGAATAAATTGCTACTACCTGGAATTGATTTTAAGGCGCCACCAATAGGCAATTTTTGGGATCCTAACTTAATAGTATCACCAATTTTCAGATTTAGCTGAATCATTACTGTGGCATCTACCAAAGCTTGTCTCTTTTCTCGATAGCTATCAGCAGCACTAATGGGTTCTGTAACCAAATCCCCGTAGAAAGGAAACCCTCCTTCTATACCCCTCACCTGCACAAACTTAGAGGTCTCTTGAGGTAAAAACAATGCCATCGAAGGGAAACTCATTTCAGATGCCTGTGGTTGTAATGAATCCACTATCTTCAAAAGCTCATCAGATGGGGGTTTATTGGTGTCAATAATATAATCGGCACCCATTAAAGACTTAGATTGAAGCCCAATATTCTCTCTTAAGGTGATTCCAAAGGATTGAATTGCAACTACTGCAGCAATTCCCAATACAATTGAAGCCATAAACAAAACCAGTTTAGATCTACTAGCCTTTCCATCTCTCCATGCCATCCTTAATAACCAACCCCAATTAAGTTTTCTTTTCATGAAAATTGGCTTATGCATTTATGGTATCAGAAACAATACAACCGCCCTTTAACCGAAGAATGGTTTGGGTTTTGGCTGCCAATTCCAAATCATGGGTAACTATAACCAAGGTCGTTCCTGCTTCTTTATTTAATTGAAATAAGAGCTTTTCAACTGTATCACCTGTTTCGGCATCTAAATTTCCAGTCGGTTCATCAGCAAACAAAATTTCTGGACTATTTGAAAATGCCCTGGCCAATGCTACACGCTGCTGCTCACCTCCAGATAGCTGGGAGGGATAATGATCCATTCGGTCAGATAGACCAACTTTAGAAAGCAATTCGCTTGCCTTTTCGGTTGCCATTTTATTTCCCCTTAATTCTAAAGGAACTGCCACATTTTCTAATGCCGTGAGAGTTGGTAACAACTGAAAATCCTGAAAAACAAAGCCAACCTTTTCATTCCGCAATTCTGCTCTTTGATCTTCATTGAGTGTTTCAAGCGAAATACCGTCAATTTTAATTGAACCTTTATCCGCACTATCTAAACCCGCACATAGACCCAATAAAGTTGTTTTTCCACTTCCCGACGGACCAACAATTGAAAATGTTTCTCCTTTAGAGACACTAAAATTAATATCTTTTAGAACCGTCAATTCTTTTTCACCACTCGTAAACGTTCTACTTAGGTTAGTTACCTCTAAAATTGCTGACATTGTTTTACCTTTATTGGAATTAAAAATTTAAAATACATAAATGAGTTTTAACACCCATACCCTACCTAAATTCGTCCTGTTAATCTTTTGTTATATTTTGATTTTCGCAACAAGTTGCAAAGATAAACAGGAAAATACGCTTGAAAAAACTTCGACAGACTTAACAGAAAAAGAGGCTCCCACCTCAAATGCTACCATCTTGTTTTTTGGGAATAGTCTTACTGCAGGTTTGGGCCTCGACCCTGATGATGCATTCCCAGCATTGATTCAGAATAAAATTGATTCTTTAAGTCTTGATTATATAGTGGTGAACGCAGGCTTAAGTGGAGATACCACTGCTAGTGGCAAAAATCGTCTAGAATGGGCGTTGAATGATGGTGTTGAAATAATGATTTTAGAATTAGGCGCGAATGATGGCCTTAGAGGTATTCCTCTTGATGAAACTGAAGCCAATCTTCAAGAAATGATTAATATGGCAAAAACTTCCAATCAAGACATTAAAATAATACTCGCTGGAATGCAAATTCCTCCAAATATGGGTCCAGAATACACTGAACAGTTTAAAAATATTTACCCAAAATTGGCAGAAAAAAATTCGATTCCACTTATTCCATTCCTTTTGCAGGATGTAGCTGGGATACCAGAATTAAATCAAAATGACGGAATTCATCCAACTGAGGAAGGACAAAAAATTGTAGCAAATAATGTTTGGGAGGTTCTTAAAACAGAATTAAGCCAATAGTCAAGATAAAAAATTATGACCACGAAAGATTTACCTTATTTACCGGAATATTTTGACAGGTATATCAATCTTGTTAATAAGGAAAAGGATTTGATTTCCATTTTTGAAGAAACAAAGTTAGATTTTGAAAACCACAGAAATTGGCTAGAAAACCATTCCGATTTTCGTTATCAACCCGAAAAATGGACTCCAAGAGATATTCTTCAACATCTTATTGACAATGAAAGAATACAATCGTATAGGGCCTTAGTTTTTAGTAGAAATGACCATGCAGTATTACCTGGTTATGACGAAAATTTGTATGCGGACAACACAAGTGCTAATATGCGTTCAATAACAGATTTGCTTGAAGAATTTACATATGTTCGAAATTCAACCATTAAACTATTTTCAAGTTTCTCAAAAGACCAATTACTTAAGGAAGGAATTTGTTTTGAACTAAAAATTACCGTTTTAGCCCTCGGATTTCAAATTGTGGGGCATCAAATTCATCATTTAAAAGTTTTGCAAGAACGGTATATGACCAATTTATAGATTGGCCATCTTAACAATACCCATTTCTAGGCCTCTCAATTCTGCCAATCCTTTTAACCTCCCAATAGCTGAATACCCTGGATAAAAAGGTTTGTTTTGATCATCGAATAATTCATGCCCGTGGTCTGGTCTCATAGGCAATGGCAGACGCTTGCTTTTTTGCTGATAATCATGGAACGTTTTAACTAGTGAGAACATATCTGCATCACCTTCCAAATGTTTTGCCTCAAAAAATATTGAATCTGTGAAATGTTGTACAGATCTTAAATGGACGAAATGAATTCTTGGGTAAAAAGCTTCAATAATATCAACAAGATTGTTCGACTTGGACGCTCCCAAACTACCACTGCAAAAAGTAAGTCCGTTTGATTTACTCGGCACCGAATTAAATAAATATTGGAGATCCTCCATTGAACTTACTACCCTTGGTAAACCAAGAACAGACCATGGTGGATCATCTGGATGGATTGCCATATTTACACCTAGGCTTTCTGCATAGGGGACGACTTCCTTAAGGAAGGAAATCAAATTTTCCCTTAATCGATGTCGTGAAATATTACTATAGTCAGATAAACCTTGTTTTAGCTTATCGAGTGTAAAACTATGTTGGTCACCAGGCAATGCCATCAGCAAACTAGATTTTATTGAATCTAGTTCTTCCTTAGAAATTTCTTTGTAACGCTGCTTGGCGGCATCAACTTTATCGGAAGGATAATCCTTTTCCGCCTTATCTCTTTCTAGAATAAATAAATCAAATATGATAAGGTCTATAAGATTGTAACACAAAGCAACACTGCCATCGGAGAGCTTATATCTTACATTTGTACGCAACCAATCCAGAACCGGCATGAAATTATAGCAAACGGTTTTAACTCCGCATTCAGCCAAGTTTTTTAAGCTCTTTTTGTAGTTCTCTATATATAAAACCTTATCCTCGCGTCCTTGTTTTATATGTTCGTGTACAGGTAAACTTTCAACCACGTTCCAGTGTAATGGAAAATGTAATTTTTGATTACTATCTTCTAAAAGTGCAATGCGCTTTTTTATTTCATCAACTGTCCAAATCTCTCCCACTGGTATATGATGTAAAGCGGTAACAATTCCGGATGCACCGGACTGTTTTATCATTTCTAGGCTCACCGGATCATGAGGTCCATACCACCTCCAACTCTGCTCGAAAACTCCAGTTGCATTAGTTTTGCTCATTTCCTCAATTGATTAGTTTATAATAACGAAATTAGAGGTTTTTTGTAAGATATAATTATAAAAAATCGCTTCGTTTAGGATTAAACACGTCAATTAACATCCCTGATTCCAAACATTTAGCTCCATGGACCAAATTTGGATCAACAAAAAAGGCATCACCTTCAGATAAAATCTGGGGGTTGCCATCAATTGTAATTTCAAATCTCCCTTTTGCAACGTAAGTGCTTTGAGAATGTATGTGGTGATGCAAACTACCAACCGCCCCAGTTTCAAATTCAACCTTCACCATCATCAAGTCATTATTATAACCCGTAATTTGCCGCCTAATACCGTCTCCCAAATCCTCCCAAGTTTCCTCCTTTTCTATAAAATACATTTAAATAATCTTCTAAATTAATTTCAATATTTCTTTTCCCATTCAGGATAATCAACTTCTAGTAATTTTGTTGCATAACCATCAACATAGCTATAACCAACACGCCTCTCCCGCTCAATTTTATTAAGACTGTCTTTAACAATGCCATCTCTTCCAACGAACATGATCTTATTTGTTTGAATATCATTAAACCGACCCCACAACGGCCCTCCATTAACATCTTTAACCATTACCCGATCTACTATTTTCTCAGTGGTATTATCCCTTATCCAATCTACCCTATAACCCATTACTTTAGCTTCCTGAAACCACTTAACTCCTGATCTTATGGCATTTTTAACCGCTTCTGTCGGTTTCTCTATTTTCATAAGATATTCTAGAATTTCAACACTCTCTTTACCGCTTAAAGATGGCAATTCATAGGAACGGGCTTTTGCCGGCTCTAAGGTTGAAACATCATGCTGCGCGCACCAAATTGTCAACTTTCCATTTACCTTAACTTGAGTGGCTAATATTATTTCCAAACCTTTGTTAATAGCCTCCTGCGCTTTTTCTACTCTTGCATTGTCCACGAAATCATAAGGACCATTTCTTTTCGCTACATCTCTCAGTAAATTCATCACGCCTATCATAGCATCGTCATTATAAGTTATATGCTCATAATATCCCTTAATTATAGGATAAAATTGAGGCCAACCTCCATTTGGATATTGGGCTTTTAGCAAATAATCTAAACCCACAATGAATGATTCCTTAAAGCGCTCTAATTTAGTTACGGAAAAAAGTTTAGCTAAATAGCGGAGTTGAGTATGTGTGGCTCCATTGTCGATAGTAGTCCCCTCTAATTGGTTCTTTTCAGCCAATAATTGCTTTTTTTTATTTTCGTAGAGCTCCGCTGCCATATCAATATTCTTATTCCAACCACCATTATCCTTTTGGAACAAAAGCAGATTGTCCCCGATTCGCACTGCCTCCGGTCCTGCAAACCACTCATCATTATTTTGTATAACGCTTGGCCAATGTACTTTTATGTCATTTTGAATTCCGAAGCAATAATTGACGAATAAAATTAAAGACCCTAAGGCGAGAGAAAGTTTCATAATATTTTTTTCTCTAATACCTCTTGTTTAATGTAAGGTGTTAATAATAATTTTTGACGGGCAATTTCTTGCAGAGCCAGACTAGCCACTAAATTGGCACCTAATTTCGATAAATGCGTGTTATCTTCCACTCCATCTGGTTTATAAGAATTTTCACTAGGTTCTATATGAAGATGTAATTTTTTGGATTTTTCAGGTCCAAACTTTAATTCTAATTGTTCGGTTAACCATTGTAGATCTATAAATGGCACATTCATCTCCTTAGCAACCATTCTAGCTACCAATGGGTAATTGTCGTGAGTATCAACCAAAACTCCATACTCATTAAAATTTCTGCGAACAATAGAACTGAATAATATTGGGATCGCAAATTTGGCTCTTGTCTCATTAACATAGCGCTCCAAATTATGCCAATATTGGGTAAACGGATTTGTATAGCGAGTAGAATCCTTAAATTTTTGATCATTGTGTCCGAATTGTATAAATACAAAATCACCCGGTTTTAAAGAATTCAAAACCTCCTGCCATTTACCCTCATCAATAAAACTTTTTGTGCTTCTCCCATTAACCGCCTTATTAATAATCGTAATATTTTCCATAAGGTCGGGAAGCATTTGTCCCCATCCGTGTTCTGGATTCTGTTCAGGATCTTTTTTATCGGCCATTGTAGAATCTCCAATTAGATAAAGGGTTGGTGTATTCTGAGCCATGGATATCAACCCAAACAGAACAAAGCCAAGTATAAATAGATTTTTCATATTTAATAATTTAATTCAAAAACATCCTTATTATAACATACTAAGCATTTTGTTAATCCAAGAAATATTGGAAAAAAGTAGTGATTCATTCACTATTAAAAATTTTTACCAACAATTTAAGAAAGGATTCATAAGGCTTTTTTATTATTCTGATTTGTTTGGAAACCACGAGTTTTCCTTCTTAAAGATATTTATAAGGTTATAAGTTTTAACCTCCTCTTTATTCAGTTGATGTGACCAAGCCACTCGAGTATTTATTGATGCTCCAGGACCTACACTATTATACTCGGCATAATAGGTAGTCTTTTCTTTTTCTGGAAACATTTTATCACCGGTCCATGGATCCCATCCAGGCGCAAGTATGTGAGAACCTAATTCGCAATTAATAAAAACAGTTTTTGCATAAGGGCGCCAAGGACGGCCTAAATAAACTTTATTTACTCCTTCACCGGCTTTTAATTTGCAATTGAAAAAAACGTAACCAAAATCTTGATTTGCTGGCGTTGCCGCAGCAGTAACAAATGAATTTACTTTGCTATGGATTACACAATCCTTAAAAACGGCAGTAGCCTCACCAAAGATAAAATCCGTGGTACCTTCGATGTAACAGTTCTCGTAATACTGCCTACTACCTTCTGTTGCAGTGTAGAGAGTATCTTGACAACCTATTAAATTTGAATTCTTTATAATAAAACGATCACCTTCAACATGCAAGGCAACGGCTTGCCCTTCTCCACATGATGAATTTCTTATGGTAAGATTTTCAATTTTAATATCATCTCCTCTGACTAAAAGGGTGTAGGAGGTAAAGGTGGACATATTCAGTCCAGTTTTACTGTCAATTTTTCCAGAAAAATCATTGTTGGAAATTATGGTACTTTCTCTGTCTTCCCCGATTAAGGTCAACTTATGCTTCCAGGTTGGAATTTCAATTTTCTCTTGATAAACGCCATTCTTGATATGAATTTTAACTTCGGCAGGCCCTAAATCTCTTGTTGAATTAATTGCCTCTTGTATGGTTGAATAATCGCCTTCCCCGTCTTTAGAAACTGTGATTTCTCGGTAAGGTTTAAGAAGTGGGTGGTTGGAAGGCTGAAAAACCCTGTTCAAAAAATCTACTGAAATAGTAACGGTTGGTTCAAACCATGGATGTAATAACCAAAAGGAGTGTGGAGAATCTGGTATGGTATGAATTTCATTATATGTATTATACTGATTCAATAAATTAATCATATCATCCCTTCCTGCATGAAAACGTGGTTGATCAGAATTAAGGAAAAGTGTTGGGGGGGTGTCTTTCCCAACATATTCTAGTGGAGATGCTTCTTTCCAGGTTTTAAAGGCGTCGGTTTTATTTCCTCCTAACCAAAATGCAGCATAATCACCTTCCTCAGCTTCAGAATGAACAAAAGAAACAATACCATCAATATTTAGTATTGCTTGCACTTTATCTGAAACGGTTGAATTTGAAGGTTTGAATATGTTCAAATCTGCCGTTGTCCCAATTAAAGTTGCCAATTGAGCACCTGCAGATGTGCCTAGCACTGCGATTTGATCTGGATTAATTGAATATTCGGGACCATTTTGTCTAATCCATCTAATGGCATCTTTTAAATCTATCACTCCCGCAGGATATGGAGCTTCTTCACTCAACCGGTAAGATACAGGAATCCCGACATATCCATTCACCGCTAAATGTTGAGCCATAACCCTTTGATTTTCTTTAGAACCTGAGGCCCAACCACCACCATGAATCAAAAGTACTGCCGTAAAGTTTTTACCATTATTAACGGTAGGAACATAAACATCCAATTTCAGTTCTCGATCACCAATTGATTTATAAGTTAGATTTTCATGAGCCAAATATAGATCCGATTCTAAGGTAGATACTGGAGAAATAAATGGATAATTTTTATGGAGTTTTTGAAAGGTTGTTTCTACTGAATAGGTGCTGAATTCAGGTTTATTCTGACCATAGATATTATTCAAAAAAAGAAACAGAAATACGAACAAAATTTTACCAATACTTTTCATCTCTTTTTAATTAAGATTCTGAGGCTGTAAATTTTTTAAAGCATCAAAAATAATTTGGGAAACCGCCAATGCTCCTTCTGACTGAAAATGGGTATTATCATTTTGTCCATTCGGATAGGCTTCATATTTACCAGCTGGTAAATTCATGAAATAATGCGTAGTAACAAAATCCTTCCCTTTGGATGAAAATACATCCATTGACAATTGATTCAAATCTATTAGAGCTACTTGCATTTCCTTTGCTATCTCCTTAACAGCGGCCGGATAATCTCCATGAACATTTTCTAATCGACCTTCTATCCATGGATAATTTCTGGCAACTGGTGTTAACAATATTGGAATGGCTTTTTTTTCTCTAGTCTGACTTACAAACAACCGCAAAAATTCTTTATAACCCTCTATACTGACATAACGCTCAGGCTTTTCTTCAGAGGCGTCATTATGTCCAAATTGAATAATTACAATATCATCCTTGTTAAGATCATCAACAACACCTCTCCAACGTCCTTCCTGAAAGAAAGTTCTTGTACTTCTTCCTCCTCTGGCCCGATCATCCACATTGACACTGTCACCTCTAATGATGTTTGAAATTTTTTGTATACTATCACTAATCATAAACTTTTGAAAAACTTGCCCCCATCCCATTAGGGGATATCGAGTTTTCATATAATCTATATCGGCATCATAATTACCGCTATAATCGGCCATTGTAGAATCTCCTACCAAGAATATGGTTGTGGTATTTTGAAAAAGTTTTTCTAATCCAGGAACCTTTGGCAAATTCCCGTCGGCCTGTCTAGAATTCAGCAAATCATTTACGGATATATTAGGAACTGTTCCAGAGAAATTTTCTTGCCAGCTATTACCCTTTACCAAAAGTGTTTCACCATAAAACTTTCCCAAATTTCCAATAGAAAAAGAATTTTGGACATTTAGTTCTTCAAGTCCATTTTTTTCAGAGAATGCAAAATTTCTTCCATTATGGATTGCCAGACAATTTTCAATTTTTACGGCCCCACGATTGCTGTTATGGTCAAAGCCGTCATTCAAATTTTCAATGGCAATACAGTTTAGGTAAGTTGCATTATGCTTTTTTGATTTATTATCGCTACCCCCTGTTTTAAAGCCATTGCCATCGCCTTTTGCAATTTTGTCATTTTTAAGATATCCGTTTCTTATTGCCCAACAATTTTTATAAGTTGTTTTAATATTGTCAGTTCCCCTAAGGTATCCATCCCAACCATCATCAAGATTATTCCAAGCTCTGCATCCTTCAAAAACATTCCCTGAACCTACGTTCATTTTAGCCCCGAACCCGTCAGCATTTTCTAATTTGGAATCAGCATTAAAATAAGAATCACAATTTAAAATATAATTATTCGAGGCCGCATCATCTAACTGAAGACCTGTATCTGCACATTCATAAAAGCTACAAAATTCAACTTTATTATTGCTTCCCCTGATTTGAAGACCATTATCTCCAGCTTTGCGAATATCTAACCCCTTTATAACCCAATTGTCAGCTTTTAAAACAATACCCTGGCTAGAGCCATCTTCTTTCAAAACAGAAAAATCCAGAATTGTCCTGCCTGATTTTGAACCGATTAAAAAAATCTTGTTTTGAGGTGTCCCTGAATTATTTATAAACAATCGCTCTGACATATTATACACACCGGAAACTAATTGTATTGAATCACCGGGTTGAGCCTTGTCTAAAGCTTTTGCTAATTCTTGAGGAGTATTTGCTTCAACAAAATGATAAACTGATTGAGAATAACTTTTTAAACTGAAGGAACACGCAATAACAGAGGCAATTATTATTATAAATGAAATATACCTAGAAATAGTTTGATTTAAATCCATCATTAATCCTTTGTGATCCTAAACCAATCAAAATCTGCATATCCCCCTCTTTTGCTTTCTGGCGTACTTATGGAAAACAATCCAACTTTAGCTCCAATCCATTTACCTGGTTTAGCTGTAAATTTTTGACCGAAAGAAGAAAACCTTTTTCCATCTATGCTATAACTAAACCTACATTCAGCATTCGGGGCATTAACTTCAACCCGAAAGAAAATTTCATTTGAAGGAATTCTCATTTGCTCATTTGTTATTTCTTTTGCACCTTCAATGGCACCAATTGACTGTGTCTGCTCAATAAAATAACCATCTTTATCGTGAGACAAGGTTAAGGTGGCATAGTCCATTCCCAAAACGACAAGCCCAGCTCGTTTGCCTGTTTCAGCTTCTTCTGGAACTAATTTCACTTTGGTTGTAGTCACAAAATTAGGAGCTGGAAATTTTTGCAATAATAAATTCGGCACCGTCCATAAGTTTGGAGATTTATCAGGTGTTTTTATTGAAAAAAGGCGTAAAAAATTATTCCCCCTAAGTTTTGCGTACCAAACTACATCAGGGTTGGCTTGCCATTGCCATTGAAGGCCAATGTCGTCACCAATAAACTCGTCCGTTTCTACTGGGGTAACCTTTTGAAATTTTTGATTTGTCTTTGGCTTTCTGTACGTAGAAACCGGTTCTCCAATTCCATTTCTATCTAGATCTTTTCCCATTATGGGCCAATCATTGACCCAGTTCATTGGTTGTAAATGTACTACACGCCCATAGGCGTCAACATCTTGGAAGTGGTAAAACCAATCCTCCCCAAATAGTGTAGTTACCCATGCGCCTTGATGGGGACCATTTATATTTGTTGAACCTTGTTCAAGAACCACTTTCTCTTCATAAGGACCATAAATATCCTTGGATCTTAATACTAATTGCCAACCTGTT belongs to Aegicerativicinus sediminis and includes:
- a CDS encoding DinB family protein, giving the protein MTTKDLPYLPEYFDRYINLVNKEKDLISIFEETKLDFENHRNWLENHSDFRYQPEKWTPRDILQHLIDNERIQSYRALVFSRNDHAVLPGYDENLYADNTSANMRSITDLLEEFTYVRNSTIKLFSSFSKDQLLKEGICFELKITVLALGFQIVGHQIHHLKVLQERYMTNL
- a CDS encoding arylesterase, which produces MSFNTHTLPKFVLLIFCYILIFATSCKDKQENTLEKTSTDLTEKEAPTSNATILFFGNSLTAGLGLDPDDAFPALIQNKIDSLSLDYIVVNAGLSGDTTASGKNRLEWALNDGVEIMILELGANDGLRGIPLDETEANLQEMINMAKTSNQDIKIILAGMQIPPNMGPEYTEQFKNIYPKLAEKNSIPLIPFLLQDVAGIPELNQNDGIHPTEEGQKIVANNVWEVLKTELSQ
- a CDS encoding ABC transporter ATP-binding protein, giving the protein MSAILEVTNLSRTFTSGEKELTVLKDINFSVSKGETFSIVGPSGSGKTTLLGLCAGLDSADKGSIKIDGISLETLNEDQRAELRNEKVGFVFQDFQLLPTLTALENVAVPLELRGNKMATEKASELLSKVGLSDRMDHYPSQLSGGEQQRVALARAFSNSPEILFADEPTGNLDAETGDTVEKLLFQLNKEAGTTLVIVTHDLELAAKTQTILRLKGGCIVSDTINA
- a CDS encoding rhamnogalacturonan acetylesterase, whose protein sequence is MKNLFILGFVLFGLISMAQNTPTLYLIGDSTMADKKDPEQNPEHGWGQMLPDLMENITIINKAVNGRSTKSFIDEGKWQEVLNSLKPGDFVFIQFGHNDQKFKDSTRYTNPFTQYWHNLERYVNETRAKFAIPILFSSIVRRNFNEYGVLVDTHDNYPLVARMVAKEMNVPFIDLQWLTEQLELKFGPEKSKKLHLHIEPSENSYKPDGVEDNTHLSKLGANLVASLALQEIARQKLLLTPYIKQEVLEKKIL
- a CDS encoding cupin domain-containing protein; translated protein: MYFIEKEETWEDLGDGIRRQITGYNNDLMMVKVEFETGAVGSLHHHIHSQSTYVAKGRFEITIDGNPQILSEGDAFFVDPNLVHGAKCLESGMLIDVFNPKRSDFL
- the uxuA gene encoding mannonate dehydratase, with protein sequence MSKTNATGVFEQSWRWYGPHDPVSLEMIKQSGASGIVTALHHIPVGEIWTVDEIKKRIALLEDSNQKLHFPLHWNVVESLPVHEHIKQGREDKVLYIENYKKSLKNLAECGVKTVCYNFMPVLDWLRTNVRYKLSDGSVALCYNLIDLIIFDLFILERDKAEKDYPSDKVDAAKQRYKEISKEELDSIKSSLLMALPGDQHSFTLDKLKQGLSDYSNISRHRLRENLISFLKEVVPYAESLGVNMAIHPDDPPWSVLGLPRVVSSMEDLQYLFNSVPSKSNGLTFCSGSLGASKSNNLVDIIEAFYPRIHFVHLRSVQHFTDSIFFEAKHLEGDADMFSLVKTFHDYQQKSKRLPLPMRPDHGHELFDDQNKPFYPGYSAIGRLKGLAELRGLEMGIVKMANL
- the pelA gene encoding pectate lyase; amino-acid sequence: MKLSLALGSLILFVNYCFGIQNDIKVHWPSVIQNNDEWFAGPEAVRIGDNLLLFQKDNGGWNKNIDMAAELYENKKKQLLAEKNQLEGTTIDNGATHTQLRYLAKLFSVTKLERFKESFIVGLDYLLKAQYPNGGWPQFYPIIKGYYEHITYNDDAMIGVMNLLRDVAKRNGPYDFVDNARVEKAQEAINKGLEIILATQVKVNGKLTIWCAQHDVSTLEPAKARSYELPSLSGKESVEILEYLMKIEKPTEAVKNAIRSGVKWFQEAKVMGYRVDWIRDNTTEKIVDRVMVKDVNGGPLWGRFNDIQTNKIMFVGRDGIVKDSLNKIERERRVGYSYVDGYATKLLEVDYPEWEKKY
- a CDS encoding ABC transporter permease, giving the protein MKRKLNWGWLLRMAWRDGKASRSKLVLFMASIVLGIAAVVAIQSFGITLRENIGLQSKSLMGADYIIDTNKPPSDELLKIVDSLQPQASEMSFPSMALFLPQETSKFVQVRGIEGGFPFYGDLVTEPISAADSYREKRQALVDATVMIQLNLKIGDTIKLGSQKLPIGGALKSIPGSSNLFSSIAPPVVVPKDIIEPSGLVQQGSRVDYNYYYKSDNNLDLEAFESRLNPKLRKLDGDIDTHSSTSRRLGRRYENFGKFLNLVGFIALLLGCVGIASSIYIYIKEKLKSVAILKCLGATRKQAFLIYLLQISAMGLIGGVAGTLIGLGMQPLFPIILGDLIPVDIQLVYSFKTVLLGLTLGVTMSLLFALYPLIKTYQVSPLQVIRIQNEERETLKTPLYFVIFGILIFIIAFARWLIGNWKYALIFVVGVIVAFALLVLMANLVMYLVKRFFPKTWSFETRQSLMNLYRPQNQTIILILAIGIGTFLISTLYFTKDMLLAQASIDGQKNSPNMILLDVQSDQMLAVNDKLKGAGLKVLDGIPIVTMRIQSLKGKFVEDIKKDTTATINRWILNHEFRATYRDSLIESESLQKGIWVSRFSGDGIVPISVSDNFAADAQVDVGDHIVFNVQGKLMETEVNSVRLVDWSRLQPNFTVLFPAGVLEKAPQFGVITTKVPNAQESAKIQNELVRDFPNISILDLRQVLSVIEDLLAKISWIINFMAFFSIITGIIVLIGAVRTSKYQRLKESVLLRTIGAKSEQIIKILSLEYILLGAIGTLTGIILSLFGSQLMAWWMFEEPFLPSIFPFLVLFPGITALVWFIGMLNSREVVVSSPLKVLRKEAK